A part of Sinorhizobium chiapasense genomic DNA contains:
- the glcE gene encoding glycolate oxidase subunit GlcE, translating to MIVHFEPASEEGIASVVRSAAAERVTLAIVGGGTRAGLGNPVRTDRTLSTRRLSGIVSYNPAEMTMSTLAGTPLAEVEAALRAKGQMLSFEPMDHRPIFATSGEPTIGGVFAANVSGPRRYVAGAARDSLLGVRFVNGAGELIKAGGRVMKNVTGLDLVKLMAGSYGTLGILTEVTFKVLPIPPAAATVVVSGLNDAEAAAAMAETMAQPVEASGAAHLPESVRGRFLDGALPDGAATVLRLEGLADSVDLRAEKLTAALSRFGPASRLDAEATRLLWGEIRDVKPYADGTRRPLWRVSLAPSAGHQLVAALRLQTGVDAFYDWQGGLVWLRMEADAEAELVRRYVGALGGGHASLVRAGDDVRAGVPAFEPQAPAVAQLTERIRARFDPARIFNPGRMAANA from the coding sequence ATGATCGTCCACTTCGAACCGGCCAGTGAGGAGGGGATCGCCTCTGTCGTGCGCTCTGCAGCAGCAGAGCGCGTCACTCTGGCAATCGTCGGCGGCGGCACACGCGCGGGACTCGGCAATCCAGTGCGGACCGATCGGACGCTCTCGACGCGCCGCCTCTCCGGCATCGTCAGCTACAATCCGGCGGAAATGACCATGAGCACGCTCGCCGGAACGCCGCTTGCCGAGGTCGAAGCCGCGCTCCGCGCCAAAGGCCAGATGCTTTCCTTCGAACCGATGGATCATCGACCGATCTTTGCCACGTCGGGCGAACCGACGATTGGCGGTGTATTCGCAGCGAATGTTTCCGGCCCGCGTCGCTACGTCGCCGGCGCCGCGCGCGACAGCCTGCTCGGCGTGCGCTTCGTCAATGGCGCCGGCGAGCTGATCAAGGCCGGTGGCCGGGTGATGAAGAACGTCACCGGGCTCGACCTTGTCAAGCTCATGGCGGGCTCCTACGGCACGCTCGGGATCCTGACGGAAGTCACCTTCAAGGTGCTGCCCATTCCGCCGGCGGCAGCGACGGTGGTCGTTTCGGGGCTCAACGACGCCGAAGCTGCCGCGGCCATGGCCGAGACGATGGCGCAGCCGGTAGAGGCTTCCGGCGCGGCGCACCTGCCCGAGAGCGTGCGCGGGCGCTTCCTGGATGGCGCACTTCCCGACGGCGCCGCAACCGTGCTGAGGCTGGAGGGCTTGGCAGATTCCGTCGACCTGCGTGCCGAGAAACTCACCGCGGCTCTTTCCCGCTTCGGGCCGGCCTCACGCCTCGACGCCGAAGCAACGCGTCTGCTGTGGGGAGAAATTCGCGACGTGAAACCCTACGCCGACGGCACGAGGCGGCCGCTGTGGCGGGTTTCGCTAGCGCCGTCCGCCGGGCACCAGCTCGTCGCTGCGCTGCGTCTTCAAACCGGCGTTGATGCCTTTTACGATTGGCAGGGCGGGCTCGTCTGGCTGCGGATGGAGGCGGATGCAGAGGCGGAACTCGTGCGCCGCTATGTCGGTGCGCTCGGCGGCGGCCACGCAAGCCTCGTGAGGGCTGGCGACGACGTACGGGCCGGCGTTCCGGCCTTCGAGCCGCAGGCACCGGCCGTCGCTCAGCTGACGGAGCGCATCCGCGCTCGATTTGATCCGGCGCGGATTTTCAATCCGGGGCGGATGGCGGCAAACGCGTAG
- a CDS encoding DUF4870 family protein codes for MSDTGPRTPLSRQTDHWLEPGKVNIQIIYVLYLLAFVIGITALIGIVLAYLNRDKAEPWARTHYIWAIRTFWIALLFSIVSALLTVMVIGVLGFVATAVWIVVRCVIGLQRAAREEPITDPESWMV; via the coding sequence ATGAGCGATACCGGTCCACGGACACCACTTTCCCGCCAGACCGATCACTGGCTGGAACCGGGCAAGGTCAATATTCAGATCATCTACGTGCTCTACTTGCTCGCATTTGTCATCGGCATCACCGCGCTCATCGGGATCGTGCTGGCCTATCTCAACCGCGATAAGGCGGAGCCATGGGCGAGAACCCATTATATCTGGGCGATCCGTACCTTCTGGATCGCCTTGCTTTTCTCTATCGTTTCGGCCCTGCTGACCGTTATGGTCATTGGCGTTCTAGGCTTTGTCGCCACGGCGGTGTGGATCGTCGTCAGATGTGTGATCGGCCTGCAGAGGGCGGCCCGGGAGGAGCCTATCACCGATCCCGAGAGCTGGATGGTCTAG
- a CDS encoding DUF3422 family protein, which produces MAKGSFAFPSAPLRAQVLGEVHSRPYALVTTPRVIFQLAFMTEGGSIVDHAVLSELSRSRGIAPPGGDANHHAMAWGQGTLRWERHTEFSTYFWDAPAPDHFGGEVPIHPFGDGFSPPGTLISGIRLEIRPDTPETREAIKAFDPTSLCYSETKNGQAVLVTDFRQNGDGLTQILVIDRGLTEAGTGALVQRLLDIETYRTLAMFGLPLAQSLSPEIRRTEDGLTGITQRMKENVREEADEMLSEITRLAADVEAGAALSLYRFGASRAYYGIVQERIRTLSETPVPGYETIGTFLERRLAPAMRTCQSVEERQANLSRKLARATALLRSWIDVELEKQNSALLNSMDRRAKLQLRLQQTVEGLSVAAISYYVVGLFGYLAKAVSHELPVDPNLLTGLAVPFAVIGVWFVVRRIRRHHEESAQK; this is translated from the coding sequence ATGGCAAAGGGCAGTTTCGCATTTCCGTCCGCGCCGCTGCGTGCGCAGGTTCTCGGTGAGGTTCACTCACGGCCCTATGCACTGGTGACGACGCCTCGCGTCATTTTTCAGCTTGCCTTCATGACCGAAGGGGGCTCGATCGTCGACCATGCCGTATTGTCCGAGCTGTCGCGCTCGCGCGGCATCGCGCCGCCCGGCGGTGACGCCAACCACCATGCAATGGCTTGGGGACAGGGCACGCTGCGCTGGGAGCGGCATACGGAGTTCTCCACCTATTTCTGGGATGCCCCGGCGCCAGACCATTTCGGCGGCGAGGTGCCGATCCACCCTTTCGGCGACGGGTTTTCGCCGCCGGGAACGCTGATTTCCGGCATTCGCCTCGAAATCCGGCCGGATACGCCGGAAACGCGTGAGGCGATCAAGGCCTTCGACCCGACCAGCCTCTGTTACAGCGAAACCAAGAACGGCCAGGCCGTACTCGTCACGGATTTTCGCCAGAACGGCGACGGGCTGACCCAGATTCTCGTGATCGACCGCGGCCTGACGGAAGCGGGCACGGGTGCGCTGGTGCAGCGCCTGCTCGATATCGAGACCTATCGCACGCTCGCCATGTTCGGCTTGCCGCTTGCGCAATCGCTGTCGCCGGAAATCCGCCGGACGGAAGACGGCCTGACCGGAATAACGCAGCGGATGAAGGAGAACGTCCGCGAAGAGGCCGATGAGATGCTCTCCGAAATCACCCGACTTGCCGCCGACGTCGAGGCCGGTGCCGCCCTCAGCCTCTATCGCTTCGGTGCCAGCCGCGCCTATTACGGTATCGTGCAGGAGCGCATTCGCACGCTGTCCGAGACGCCCGTGCCCGGCTACGAGACGATCGGTACGTTTCTCGAACGCCGGCTCGCGCCGGCGATGCGAACCTGTCAGTCGGTCGAGGAGCGTCAGGCGAATCTGTCGCGCAAGCTCGCGCGCGCCACGGCGCTCCTCAGAAGCTGGATCGATGTCGAACTCGAAAAGCAGAACAGCGCTCTGCTGAATTCGATGGATCGTCGGGCCAAGCTGCAGTTGCGCCTTCAACAGACGGTCGAGGGCCTGTCGGTTGCCGCCATTTCCTATTATGTCGTCGGGCTATTCGGCTATCTCGCCAAGGCCGTGAGCCACGAACTGCCGGTCGATCCCAACCTTCTGACCGGCCTTGCGGTCCCTTTTGCCGTCATAGGCGTCTGGTTCGTTGTCCGGCGCATCCGTCGCCATCACGAGGAAAGCGCACAGAAATAG
- a CDS encoding FadR/GntR family transcriptional regulator — MTEDQLDLYARISHSRTADEVVQQIELLILEGVLRDGDRLPGERELSKRFDVSRPILREALKELETRGLLESRHGGGTFVADVVGQIFSKPLIELIGRHHKATQDYLEYRRELEGLTAELAASRATDFDRDILTRVIERMRAAHRNGDFDEELTADVELHNAIGESAHNIILLHTLRACYRLLTQGIFFHRTSVFGAPGARDRLLAQHEAIYAAIMARDPEAAKAAAQSHIDFVAAAAYEAERTGEWARIARLRLQQRDRAGS, encoded by the coding sequence GTGACCGAAGACCAGCTCGACCTCTATGCACGCATCAGCCACAGCCGGACGGCGGACGAGGTCGTGCAGCAGATCGAACTCTTGATCCTCGAAGGCGTGTTGCGCGACGGCGACCGGTTGCCGGGCGAGCGGGAACTATCGAAGCGTTTCGACGTGTCGAGACCGATCCTGCGCGAGGCCCTCAAGGAGCTGGAGACACGCGGACTTTTGGAAAGCCGCCATGGCGGCGGCACATTCGTTGCAGATGTGGTTGGCCAGATCTTCTCGAAACCGCTGATCGAGCTCATCGGACGCCACCACAAGGCGACGCAGGACTACCTGGAGTACAGGCGGGAGCTCGAGGGCCTGACGGCGGAGCTGGCGGCAAGCCGCGCCACCGACTTCGACCGCGACATCCTCACACGCGTCATCGAGCGGATGCGGGCCGCCCACCGCAACGGCGACTTCGACGAGGAGCTCACGGCCGACGTTGAGCTGCACAACGCGATCGGCGAGAGTGCGCACAACATTATCCTGCTGCATACGCTGCGCGCCTGCTATCGGCTTCTGACCCAGGGGATATTCTTTCACCGCACATCGGTGTTCGGCGCTCCGGGCGCGCGCGATCGGCTGCTCGCGCAACATGAGGCCATCTACGCCGCCATCATGGCCCGCGACCCGGAGGCCGCCAAGGCCGCAGCGCAAAGCCATATCGACTTCGTCGCCGCCGCGGCATACGAAGCGGAACGCACGGGCGAATGGGCGCGCATCGCGCGGCTGCGGCTTCAGCAGCGGGACCGTGCCGGATCTTGA
- a CDS encoding FAD-linked oxidase C-terminal domain-containing protein, whose translation MPEMIGFLKPKQAVLDRRQEIVADLKDLLPKGCLISEERELKPFETDAFLAYRRVPLAVALPETTEQVAAVLKYCSHYSVPVVPRGAGTSLSGGAIPQEDAVVIGLSKMSRILDIDLFNRTATVQAGVTNLNISEAVSADGFFYAPDPSSQLACTIGGNIGMNSGGAHCLKYGVTTNNLLGVKMVLFDGTVIELGGKALDAAGYDLLGLVCGSEGQLGIVTEATVRLIAKPEGARPVLFGFASSEAAGACVADVIGAGIIPVAMEFMDKPAIEICEAFAHAGYPLDVEALLIVEVEGSEAEMDAMLQRIIEVARRHGVTTIRECQSALEAALIWKGRKSAFGATGRIADYICMDGTVPLSQLSHVLRKTGEIVAGYGLRVANVFHAGDGNMHPLILYNINDPEDAARAEAAGNDILKLCVDAGGCLTGEHGVGIEKRDLMLHQYSRADLDQQMAARAAFDPEWILNPSKVFPLEGRPAA comes from the coding sequence ATGCCGGAGATGATCGGGTTTCTGAAACCGAAACAAGCCGTGCTGGATCGCCGGCAGGAGATTGTCGCCGATCTCAAGGATCTCCTGCCCAAGGGCTGCCTGATCAGCGAGGAGCGCGAGCTGAAACCCTTCGAGACCGATGCATTCCTCGCCTACCGGCGGGTGCCGCTTGCCGTCGCTCTGCCGGAAACGACGGAACAGGTGGCTGCCGTACTCAAATATTGCAGCCACTATAGCGTTCCGGTCGTGCCGCGCGGTGCCGGCACGTCGCTCTCGGGCGGCGCCATCCCGCAGGAGGACGCCGTCGTCATTGGTCTTTCGAAAATGTCGCGCATTCTCGACATCGACCTCTTTAACAGGACGGCCACGGTTCAGGCGGGCGTCACCAACCTCAACATCTCCGAGGCGGTCTCCGCCGATGGCTTCTTCTACGCGCCCGACCCGAGTTCGCAGCTCGCCTGCACCATCGGCGGCAATATCGGCATGAACTCCGGCGGCGCCCATTGCCTGAAATACGGAGTCACCACCAACAACCTGCTCGGCGTGAAGATGGTGCTTTTCGACGGCACCGTGATCGAACTCGGCGGCAAGGCGCTGGATGCGGCCGGATACGACCTGCTGGGGCTCGTCTGCGGTTCAGAAGGCCAGCTCGGCATCGTCACGGAAGCAACGGTGCGCTTGATCGCCAAGCCGGAAGGTGCGCGGCCGGTGCTCTTCGGCTTCGCCTCGTCCGAGGCGGCCGGTGCCTGCGTTGCCGATGTCATCGGAGCGGGCATCATTCCTGTTGCCATGGAATTCATGGACAAGCCGGCGATCGAGATCTGCGAAGCCTTTGCGCATGCCGGTTATCCGCTCGACGTCGAGGCTCTGCTGATTGTCGAGGTCGAGGGATCCGAGGCGGAGATGGACGCGATGCTTCAACGCATCATCGAGGTCGCCCGCCGTCACGGCGTCACCACGATCCGGGAGTGCCAGTCCGCATTGGAGGCGGCGCTGATCTGGAAGGGCCGAAAGTCGGCTTTCGGCGCGACGGGCCGCATTGCGGACTATATCTGCATGGACGGTACCGTGCCGCTCAGCCAGCTTTCGCATGTGCTGCGCAAGACCGGCGAGATCGTCGCTGGCTACGGCCTGCGCGTGGCGAATGTCTTCCATGCCGGCGACGGCAACATGCATCCGCTGATCCTCTACAACATAAACGATCCGGAGGATGCGGCGCGAGCCGAAGCGGCCGGCAACGACATCCTCAAGCTCTGCGTCGATGCCGGCGGCTGCCTGACGGGCGAACATGGCGTTGGCATAGAGAAGCGCGATCTGATGCTGCACCAGTACAGCCGGGCCGATCTCGACCAGCAGATGGCCGCGCGCGCGGCCTTCGATCCCGAGTGGATTCTCAATCCATCGAAGGTCTTTCCGCTCGAAGGGCGGCCGGCAGCATGA
- a CDS encoding LysR family transcriptional regulator produces the protein MTNLGDLEIFARVVSSGSMSAAGRLLSLSPAVISKRVKRLEDRLGTRLLQRTTRQISLTEAGQGFYDRVLGILAGIEDAEAYASGRSSQAQGTLRISAPTSFGRMHIAPHLTGFMKDHPDLKLHIVLSDDFADIVADGFDLAVRIGELTDSSLVARKLAPVRRLLCAAPSYVARHGLPREIGDLANHVCLPAHNNDNWKLGGPGGSLTYRPEGPLVTNSSEIIREAVIAGAGIALRSTWDIGKELRAGQLVQVLPQWEGSRNLTLSAVYPSRQFLPAKVRLFIDYLAALYGPVPYWEQ, from the coding sequence ATGACAAATCTCGGCGATCTCGAGATCTTTGCGCGCGTCGTCTCGTCCGGCAGCATGTCAGCCGCCGGACGCCTGCTGAGCCTGTCCCCGGCGGTGATCTCCAAGCGCGTCAAGCGACTGGAGGACAGGCTCGGCACGCGGCTTCTCCAGCGCACCACACGACAAATTTCGCTGACGGAGGCGGGACAGGGGTTTTACGACCGCGTCCTCGGCATCCTCGCCGGTATCGAGGATGCCGAGGCCTACGCCTCCGGCCGCTCGTCGCAGGCCCAGGGCACGCTCCGGATCAGCGCTCCGACGTCCTTCGGACGCATGCACATCGCACCGCATCTGACCGGCTTCATGAAGGATCATCCGGACCTTAAACTCCACATCGTTCTCAGCGACGATTTCGCCGATATCGTCGCGGATGGCTTCGATCTCGCTGTGCGGATCGGCGAACTTACCGATTCAAGCCTCGTCGCCCGCAAACTTGCGCCCGTCCGCCGCCTCTTGTGCGCCGCACCGAGCTATGTCGCGCGGCACGGCCTTCCGCGCGAAATCGGCGATCTGGCGAACCATGTCTGCCTGCCGGCCCACAACAACGACAACTGGAAGCTGGGGGGTCCCGGCGGCAGTCTGACCTATCGCCCGGAGGGACCGCTCGTCACCAATTCGTCGGAGATCATCCGCGAGGCGGTGATCGCCGGCGCCGGCATCGCGCTGCGCTCCACTTGGGACATCGGTAAGGAATTGCGCGCCGGACAGCTGGTTCAGGTGCTGCCGCAGTGGGAAGGCTCCCGCAACCTGACGCTCTCGGCCGTCTATCCAAGCCGTCAATTCCTGCCCGCCAAGGTCCGTCTTTTTATCGATTACCTGGCCGCGCTGTACGGACCAGTGCCCTACTGGGAGCAATAA